The Pseudarthrobacter defluvii DNA window CTGTTGGTGTCCTGCGGCCTGGACCACCCCAACAAGCTGATTGCGCTGTTCCACTCCCCGGACACCGGGCGGCGCTTCTGGGCCCAGCAGGCAAGGCATGTTGTGGAAGCGGCAGCAGCCGGGCACCAGGACAGCGCAGCCCTGCTGGACCAGGCCGGACAGGACCTTGCCGCCTTGGCGGGACAGGTGCTGGGCCAGCTGAGGATTGAAGGCCCGGTGATTCTGGGCGGCGGGCTGGGCATGAACGTGGTTCCCCTGCAGGAGTCGTTCCGGCGAAACCTTGCCGCCGCCGGGATCATGGATGTGCGCGTCCTGGACCAGGAACCTGTGTTCGGTGTCCTGCAGCTCGTCGCAGAACCCGCCTGACCTTCCGGCCGGATTCCTAGCCGACAGACCGCTTGCGGGGCGTCAGCCTGACAGCGGGAAGCGGGGGAGCCGGAATGCGGCCTGCTTCTGCCCCGGCGTCCGGGCCGTGACCGGGAACCAGGCCGTAACGTGCCGCAGCCGTAGCCGCGTCCGGCAGCCCGGCCTGCGCCTCCCAGTCGTTCCGCGCCTGTTCCACTTCGTCATGGGTGCGGCCCACAAAGTTCCACCACATCAGCAGTTCCTCACCGAACGGCTCGCCGCCGATCAGCAGGAACCGCGTGCCCGGGCGCGCCTGCATCCGGAGTTCGCTGCGGCCGGTGCCCAGGTAGCCCAGCGGACCCGCAGGCAAGTCCTGCCCGTCCACCGCCAGGCCGCCGTCGAGCACCAGGACGCCGTGCTCAAAGGCGGGGTTCAGCGGGAGGACTGCGGCGCCTTCGCAGGAAACGTCAGCCCCGACTATCGGCGAGTACATGGTTGCCGGCGATGTTATTCCCGCAAGTTCACCCACCATGACGGTGGCGGTGAAGCCCGGGCCGGCAGCGCGCGGGAGCTCGCGGTGCTGTTCAAACGCCGGTTCCCGGTGCCGGTCGCCGTCGGGAAGGGCAACCCACAGCTGCAGGCCCCGCTGCAGCGGCAACTCCTGGCCGCCGCCGGCAGGAAGCACCGCGAACTCCGAGTGTGAGACCCCATGCCCTGCAGTCATGATGTTCAGCTCCCCGGGGCGCACCACCACGTCGCTGCCCACGCTGTCGCGGTGGCGGATGTGCCCAGCCAGCGGCCAGGTCACCGTCTGCAGCCCGATGTGGGGATGCGGAAGGACGGACATCGCGGTCCGGTCCGGGCCAAAGCTGTCCAGGAAGCACCAGGCGCCGATCGTGGGAAGTCCGCGCTGCGGCAGCGTCCGCTTGACGTTCATCGCGCGGACGCCGCCCAAAGGCACCTCGCGCTCAGGCCACAGCTGCAGGCACGGGCCTGCGGTCCCTTCGGCGGCAGGGGGACACAGCTCTTCCTGGGGTGAAACTTCCAAGTTGGTCACGCCTTTACTTTAGGCGCGCCGGCACCGCCGGGACAGAAGCGGCCGGGCGTCCCAGTTGCCATACCCATCCGCGCGGGCCGGGGTACCGAATGGTTACAGTAGGGATTCCTTTGCGGTGATTAGGGCTTCAGCTGCTGAAGGCCGCCGCCGTTTGGGTTACCGTAACTAACAGCGTGCTGATGGCAATGTCGCGGTGCTGGGAGCAGCCCGTCCAAGAGA harbors:
- a CDS encoding pirin family protein, coding for MTNLEVSPQEELCPPAAEGTAGPCLQLWPEREVPLGGVRAMNVKRTLPQRGLPTIGAWCFLDSFGPDRTAMSVLPHPHIGLQTVTWPLAGHIRHRDSVGSDVVVRPGELNIMTAGHGVSHSEFAVLPAGGGQELPLQRGLQLWVALPDGDRHREPAFEQHRELPRAAGPGFTATVMVGELAGITSPATMYSPIVGADVSCEGAAVLPLNPAFEHGVLVLDGGLAVDGQDLPAGPLGYLGTGRSELRMQARPGTRFLLIGGEPFGEELLMWWNFVGRTHDEVEQARNDWEAQAGLPDAATAAARYGLVPGHGPDAGAEAGRIPAPPLPAVRLTPRKRSVG